CCAAGGAGGGCTTCCCCTCCAGGGTGAGCTGAACTCACCCTGATTCTCAAACATGGTGGGCAGCTGCTCTGGGCTGGGCCCTGGCCTCTACTCACCAGACCCAGGAAGTGACTGAGCCTCCTGTGCAACGAGTCCTTGTCTCAAAGGACATAGAGAAGAGGTGGGTGGGGCTCATGGGGCCAGGAGCCACACCTCGATAGCCAGAACACCTCAGAGGGCTGGGCCAAGGGCTTCATCAGCCCTAGGGGGAAGTAGCTAGGGCATGGGGAGCGGTAGGGTGTGTGGGACTGGAGCTACGGGACCAGGGCTGTGGCACCTGTGTAACCTACGGGCCACACCTCCAGCTGTGTGCAAGCCACGTGCGCATGTGTGCAAATTAATGTGGGCACTCAGAGCATGGAGTGCCGGTGTGAACATGAGAGGTGTGGGGTCTATGCAGACTCGGGGGTGCGCTCATCCAACCAGcttttattgagtgccttctgGGAGCCAGGCACTGCTCTGGGCACTGGGAATAATGCAAGGACCAAGACAAGAATGGGGTGCTGTGGAAGTGCTCCCCTAGCCCAGGGCCCAGGCACACCCCTCTCCTGAGAGGGCCAGTTCCAGCCCCACAGCAGCCTCCCAGATTCTCTATGCCTAGTGGGGTCAGGCCTCTTTCTCCTTTCCAGTACTCTGGTCTTGGGAGGAGTGGGATGTATTGCTGGACAGCAGGGCTTTCCTGTCACCTGGTGACACCTGTCCTTCAGGAAGGAACCTGAGGCACTCCATGCTTGAAGAGAGGGCAGTGGTCTCAAGCCTGACTACACTGGGAAGCACCCCATCCCGGCCGGGGCTCTGGACCAGGGCTGTGGAGGCCGAGAAGGGGCAGGTCAGACaagctctgacactcatgggtaTTCGGCCTCAAGGTGAGGTGAGGAGGTCTTGGCTCATCAGCCTGACCCCAGCTCTGTTCTCCCACTTGGCTCCCCCTTGCTCAGGCTCTGCAGGTCCCGTCCAGGAACGCCTGtctattttgatgttttctggaGAAGGAAGGTGGTctctccagttcctgggactcTGACTCCCAGCCCCAGGCTGCACGAGCCGCCAGAGGCCCAGGCCCCTCACATCCGGTTCCCCCACGCCCCACTCACTCAATTGAGAGCCAGCATCTGTCTTTTCCGGCGGCTAAATCTCTCCTCCTCGTCAACCCTCCTCTCCTCCGGAACCGCCCCCTTTCCCTCAGACCCCAGCCCTCCTCCAATTTCCCGCCCACCCAGCTGATTGCCTCCAGGTGTAGGAGGAACCTGACCGGTGTCCTTTCGCGACTGCTCCCAGGCTTGATCGGCTTTCCGGGTATCCTGGTCAGTGGAGCCCCGACCAATCTCCCTGAGATAGAGCCGTAGAGGGAGGCTGGCTTTAAACCAGGGCCCGCAGTCCCCTGGTGAGCCTCTCTCCCACCCGTGCTCCAGCCCACACACTGGCCTCCCGCTCCTGGGATACTGACGTCGCCAGCCTCCGCAGGAACTGTATTCGCTGGGCCAGGACACCCCGAGTGATCTCCCCTCCCCTTCAGGCCGTCGAATCGCAGCCCCACATTCCGTTGGGTGTTCAGCCCTCTCTGAAATCGTCGGGTGTTGTCTCCCGTCTCCCCACGCCAGGTTGTGCGCTCCAAGGGCTCCCCACCTCCGAGGGAAAGCCCAAAATAACCGTCCGCTGAGTGAACCAACGAGTGACCGGACCACTGCAAGCTTCGCAACAGGGCACGGCGGGGCCGGATCCTGCGAAGGTCGCCGCTCACTAGGGCTGCCCACAATCGTGGGGCGCAGGTCGATGCCGTCGCGACGTGGAACTCGCGGGAAGGGCCCTGGGCCTGGGCGAACTGAAGACCACAACGGACCTGCCAGGCGGACTCGGGTCGGCCATTTCCGGCGTCACTAGCGTGGGCCCTGCCCCTCACTTCCGGCGCATCGCCGCGGCCTCAGGAAACGCGAGCGGAGGAAGTGGTGCAGGCCGGGGCGGCGGGGCGGTGGATCGGGCGAGTCCTTCTCGCTCCCGGGTCCTAGCGTAAGGGGCTCCGATCCGAGCCGGGGTGGGACCTGGGGGCGGGGCGATCCTGAGCCGCGTGTCCCACAGCCATGGAGCAGGACGACCCGGCCGAGGCGGTGACAGAGCTGCGCGAGCGGCGCCTGGGCGCTCTGGAGCTGCTGCAGGCAGCGACGGGCTCAGGCCTGGCAGCCTACGCCGTGTGGGCCCGGCTGTTGCAGCCTGGCTTCCGTCGCGTGCCGCTGCGGCTGCAGGTGCAGGGCGGGGCCTGCGCCGGGCGACGCCTAGCTGGAGGCGGGGTTGCGAGGGAAGTGCAGCCCCCGCCGGGAGGGGGCGGGACTTGCAAATAACGGTTGACAACAGGTGAAGGGAGGGTGACGGCAGCTCCGGGCGGGGCGAGGCGGGGCCCGGCCCGCAGCTAGGGAAGGAAGCCCAGGTGGCAAAACCCTTCCACTACTGGATGATCCAGGTATCGGGGGAGAAGTGGGTGTGGCCAATGGGCTCCAGCCCTCCCAGCCCCGCCCCCTCACTCAGGTGCCGTACCTGGGCGCGAGCGCGCGGCAGGTGGAGAATGTGCTATCGTTGATGCGAGGCCGCCGCGGAAACATGGTGGATCTGGGTTCTGGCGATGGCAGGATTGTAAGGCGCCCTTACTTGCTGCCCCCTCCTGCGAGCGCCTCTCCCCCGCCTCCTGGTCCCCGTGCCCGCTCCCTGCCCACAGGTGTTGGCGGCCCACAGGTGCAGTCTCCGCCCGGCTGTGGGCTACGAGCTGAACCCGTGCCTGGTGGGGCTGGTACCGCTACACGCGTGGAGGGCAGGCTGTTCCGGGAACGTCTGCTACCTCTGTAAGGATCTCTGGAAGGTAACCTCTGGATTCTGCACCCTTCAGACCCCCCACCTGATCTCCCATCACCTGGCTCCACAGTGCGTGCTGGGCCTCGGAAGCAGCAGTGACCCCCATACCCTCTCCCCCGGCTCGGGCCCCGGTTCCTGCTGGGGGACCTCCTCTTCCTGCAGGTGAGCCTGAGGGACTGCCATAACGTGTCTGTGTTCCTGGCCCCCAGTGTGGTAGGTCTGGGCTGCACGATGGGGACGCTGCTgctctggggcctggggaccagccAGTGGCAGTTGTTGGGCCTGGCGGAGCTTGGTGGGATGCTGTGTGGTCCCCTGCCCATGCCCCCACTCTTCTCTACCACAGCTCCCAATGCTGGAGGCCAAGCTACAGGCAGAGCTACCCGAGGGGGCCCGAGTGGTGTCTGGGTGCTTCCGCCTCCCCACCTGGGAGCCTGTGGCTGTGGTGGGTGAGGGCCTGGACCGAGTCTGGGCCTACGATGTTCGCTGTGATGGCCTAGCTGGGGAGGCTGCCTCCTCCCTGGGGGCCCCTATCCAGGCTGCTGTGGACCGTGGGTCCTCTACCTCTCAGACCGGCTGCTGGACACAATAAAGACTCAGCTCTGCCCTGACTTTTATTTAGTAGGGTGCTCCACTGCTAGTAGAGAAGAGTCTGCTCAGTTTTCCTGGATTACCGGTTGTGGGTCCTTGGGCGCGGGGGCTTGGCTGGTGGCACAGCCCCCACTTTCGAGGGGTCCCCCGTTCCCACCAGCTTTCTCAGCGTCAGGATCTCCTGCTTGTACCTGTTTAGAGAGGCCAGGTTGAAATCCCCTGCCTGGCTGGGGACAGTGGCATCTGCCCTCCCACACACTGAGGCCCTGGGGTTAGCCCACCTGCTCAGGTGCTGGTCCACATACTCTTGTAGCTCAGAGAGCTGAGCCTCGGCTGCCGTGGCCCGGACCAGCAGCTGTGCCCGCTCCTGTTCCAGCTCAGCCTGGAATGCAGGAGGGGCCGTGAGCCCAGGGCACAGGTGAGGGCCCCCCAAGCCCTTGCCCACTACCTGGGTGCCTCTGGAGAAGTCCTGGAGCTTCTGGTGTATCTGGGCCCAGGATGCAGCGTCCAGGCCCCTGTGAGTGGGGTGGGCATGAGGTGTTGACCAGGGACCCCGTTCAGGTTGAGTTCCCTGAGCCTCGAGGTGGTGCTGCCTGGGAGTGAGTTTGGAAAGGGTTGCCTAAAGCCAGCTTGGACAGTGACCCAGTGTCTGCAGCGTTGCCGGATACATCCCCTGCCCTGCTGGGTGCCTGTTTCCCCAAAACCCTGGGAGGTGGTTCTACAGAGCCTCTACCTTTTATACATTTGAGAGCACAGGCTAGGCTATCCAGAGCCATGGGGCAGCCTGCTACTGCCCTTCCCTGGGCAGCACCTCTGCCAGCCACCCCCTCATGCTtccccctgcctccctccttgGGTCCTCTGGACCTCACCTGAGATGCCCCTTCCTTGGTGGGCTTTCCCTGATGCCCACCCAGGGTCAGCTTTCCCTCTCCTATGGCACAGATCAGTTCCTCTCCCTGATGCTCCCTTCCCCAGCTCCCGCAGGACCCCCCAGGGCACTCACTGTGGCTCCAAAGCCCCCAGGGAGGCTTCACTGGGCCCCTTCTGTGGGAACAAGAGCAGCGTCTCAGGCCCCCATGCTGTAAATGGTCGGGGGCTCATATCCAGGCTGTGCAGGAGGGGTTCCTGGTTGGATGAATGAGGGAGGCCTCTCAGAGGCCCTAGGGTTGGGCTTGGTGGAGCTGGAAGGAGGCCTGGGTAGTTCTGGGGCTTTGTACCCCAAGGCTGATGTGGGGCAGCAGGGAGGGTCACCTGGGCCTGGAGCATCCAGAGGTGCATCTCCAGCTTTGCCTTCTCCTCCCACAGGGGGCCAAGCTCTGCAGCCAGGTACATGGGCATCCGCTTGAGGTCCCAAGTGGCTGCATCAAGGACAGCCTTGGAGGGCCAGGGGGCCATGGTGGGGTCCGCCAACACTTGGGATGGAGCCTGCTGCACACTAAGCCACACCCAGGGTCATGGGGGCCATCCTACCCTGGAGGCCCCCTCACATGTTGGGTGGGGCCCACCTGTGGATGGCCAGCAGCTCCTTATGTCGACAACTCAGGTCTGCCAGGCGCTTGTGGTAGGTGCGTGCAGCCCGGGCCAGCTGCTTCTCTCGGCTTCGATGCGCAGCCCGGATGTCCTCCAGGGTGGCCTCCAGGAATGCCCGAAGGGGTGCAGTGGCTGGCGCCTGGCCTGCACCATTTGCATAGTCCTGGGGGAGATGGGGCTGGGCTGGTGTTGGGGGCCATGGGGTTCCCAGAAGCCAAGTAGTATGCCCAGGCTAGGCTCGGCTCCCCAAGACCAAGACCACCTCGCCAGTGCTCACTGCCATGTCCTGGGCATAGTGCTGCAGCCGGATCACATATTGCTCATTCAGTTTCTTGAGCTGTATCTGCAGCTGGCTGTTCTTGGCCTCTGCCTGGTGGAGCTGGCCCTGGCAGGCGGACAGCACCTGGTGGCAGAGGTGGCTCTGAACCCACATCCAGCAGGCAGGCGGTGCTCATGGGACCCCCGCTGCCTGGGATCTTGAGGCAGATGGGGCTGGGCTCACCCGGGCTTGTGTGGCCACTCGCTGCCCAGCTGCCCTGGCCTCCTCTTGGGCTCTCTGCAGCTGCCGGCCCAGGGCTTCCCTGTGGACATAGGGTGAGGTCAGTGGGTCCTGGTGGGAGGGATCCCTCAGCCCCTTGGGAACAGCTGCTTGCCCACCCTGTCTCCAGCGAGGTAGTCACTCACACACGCATCTCCAGCACCTGCTGCTGGGCCCTCTGCAGTTCCAGTGCCCTCTCTGCTTCTCCCAGCTGCTGTGGGCACACAGGTGTGGTGGAACTGGAACCCAAGCTCCCCACCCACTGCACTGCTGCCCCCAAGGCTGTGACACACCTGGGCAGCCCCTGGGACAGGTGGCCGCACACTCACAGGGTTCTGCAGCTTCTGTTGCCTGGACTTCAGGGGCATGAAGTCCTTGGGCTGTGTCTGTATGGAAGGGAGGTGTGAGGGGTGAGCAGGTCCTGGCCTCACTATGTCCCCACCACACCCTGCTAGGCTCCCACCTGGTGCCTCCTCAAGGCATCCTggagtctttggtcattagagtgGCCCTGTGCTGGTGCCTGGTGCTGTCCCCAGCTGCCCTGTTCCCTATGCAGCTCCAGCTCCAGCACTCGGCTCTCCAGCCGCAGGACCTGCAGGGTGACCAGGTGAGCAACTGCATTTGGGCCACTGGAGCAGGAAAACGTCCACCTGGACATGAGTGTGGGTATAGCAGCACACGCCCACCCTGGGGCTCCCACTGACACACCTGGACCCTCCAGCATGCTCCTCCTCAGGTACCCCTCCCATGCCCTTGGGCTAGCAAGGCTGGGCAGGTGCCCACCTCACTCTTCAGCTCGAAGATCTGGGCCTCATGCTGCTCCCGAAGTTGATGGATGGTGAGCTGCAGGTCGACCAGCTCCTTGGAGATCTGGGGGTGGCCAGTGGGGTGAGAGGGATTGCCCATGGGACCCTGCAGGCATCCCCTCTCCTCCTGGCACCCAGAGCCCCACTCCCACCTGCAGCCACTGCTCCTCACTCAGCTCCAGGTCTGACAGTGACTCCGGCTGGACACTGATGGCCCAGGCTGGGGTGTCACCTGGGGCCCCTAGCCGCAAGTCCTCAGCCCATGGCAGAACCTGGAGAAGCACCGCCACCCACCCTCCAAGTGGGTCCAGGCCCGGCTGAAGCCCCCACCCCCATGGAGCCCCTAGTCATCCACCCAGCCCAGTAGTAACCATCCACCTACTCAAACCAGCCCAGCTG
The sequence above is drawn from the Elephas maximus indicus isolate mEleMax1 chromosome 12, mEleMax1 primary haplotype, whole genome shotgun sequence genome and encodes:
- the ANTKMT gene encoding adenine nucleotide translocase lysine N-methyltransferase isoform X1; the protein is MEQDDPAEAVTELRERRLGALELLQAATGSGLAAYAVWARLLQPGFRRVPLRLQVPYLGASARQVENVLSLMRGRRGNMVDLGSGDGRIVLAAHRCSLRPAVGYELNPCLVGLVPLHAWRAGCSGNVCYLCKDLWKVTSGFCTLQTPHLISHHLAPQCVLGLGSSSDPHTLSPGSGPGSCWGTSSSCSSQCWRPSYRQSYPRGPEWCLGASASPPGSLWLWWVRAWTESGPTMFAVMA
- the CCDC78 gene encoding coiled-coil domain-containing protein 78 isoform X3 yields the protein MEKGAPAGVRPKPPPRAAENVLPWAEDLRLGAPGDTPAWAISVQPESLSDLELSEEQWLQISKELVDLQLTIHQLREQHEAQIFELKSEVLRLESRVLELELHREQGSWGQHQAPAQGHSNDQRLQDALRRHQTQPKDFMPLKSRQQKLQNPQLGEAERALELQRAQQQVLEMRVEALGRQLQRAQEEARAAGQRVATQARVLSACQGQLHQAEAKNSQLQIQLKKLNEQYVIRLQHYAQDMADYANGAGQAPATAPLRAFLEATLEDIRAAHRSREKQLARAARTYHKRLADLSCRHKELLAIHSVQQAPSQVLADPTMAPWPSKAVLDAATWDLKRMPMYLAAELGPLWEEKAKLEMHLWMLQAQVTLPAAPHQPWGTKPQNYPGLLPAPPSPTLGPLRGLPHSSNQEPLLHSLDMSPRPFTAWGPETLLLFPQKGPSEASLGALEPQQHHLEAQGTQPERGPWSTPHAHPTHRGLDAASWAQIHQKLQDFSRGTQAELEQERAQLLVRATAAEAQLSELQEYVDQHLSRWANPRASVCGRADATVPSQAGDFNLASLNRYKQEILTLRKLVGTGDPSKVGAVPPAKPPRPRTHNR
- the CCDC78 gene encoding coiled-coil domain-containing protein 78 isoform X4, giving the protein MEKGAPAGVRPKPPPRAAENVLPWAEDLRLGAPGDTPAWAISVQPESLSDLELSEEQWLQISKELVDLQLTIHQLREQHEAQIFELKSEVLRLESRVLELELHREQGSWGQHQAPAQGHSNDQRLQDALRRHQTQPKDFMPLKSRQQKLQNPQLGEAERALELQRAQQQVLEMRVEALGRQLQRAQEEARAAGQRVATQARVLSACQGQLHQAEAKNSQLQIQLKKLNEQYVIRLQHYAQDMADYANGAGQAPATAPLRAFLEATLEDIRAAHRSREKQLARAARTYHKRLADLSCRHKELLAIHSVQQAPSQVLADPTMAPWPSKAVLDAATWDLKRMPMYLAAELGPLWEEKAKLEMHLWMLQAQVTLPAAPHQPWGTKPQNYPGLLPAPPSPTLGPLRGLPHSSNQEPLLHSLDMSPRPFTAWGPETLLLFPQKGPSEASLGALEPQGLDAASWAQIHQKLQDFSRGTQVVGKGLGGPHLCPGLTAPPAFQAELEQERAQLLVRATAAEAQLSELQEYVDQHLSRWANPRASVCGRADATVPSQAGDFNLASLNRYKQEILTLRKLVGTGDPSKVGAVPPAKPPRPRTHNR
- the CCDC78 gene encoding coiled-coil domain-containing protein 78 isoform X10 encodes the protein MEKGAPAGVRPKPPPRAAENVLPWAEDLRLGAPGDTPAWAISVQPESLSDLELSEEQWLQISKELVDLQLTIHQLREQHEAQIFELKSEVLRLESRVLELELHREQGSWGQHQAPAQGHSNDQRLQDALRRHQTQPKDFMPLKSRQQKLQNPQLGEAERALELQRAQQQVLEMRVEALGRQLQRAQEEARAAGQRVATQARVLSACQGQLHQAEAKNSQLQIQLKKLNEQYVIRLQHYAQDMADYANGAGQAPATAPLRAFLEATLEDIRAAHRSREKQLARAARTYHKRLADLSCRHKELLAIHSVQQAPSQVLADPTMAPWPSKAVLDAATWDLKRMPMYLAAELGPLWEEKAKLEMHLWMLQAQKGPSEASLGALEPQQHHLEAQGTQPERGPWSTPHAHPTHRGLDAASWAQIHQKLQDFSRGTQVVGKGLGGPHLCPGLTAPPAFQAELEQERAQLLVRATAAEAQLSELQEYVDQHLSRWANPRASVCGRADATVPSQAGDFNLASLNRYKQEILTLRKLVGTGDPSKVGAVPPAKPPRPRTHNR
- the ANTKMT gene encoding adenine nucleotide translocase lysine N-methyltransferase isoform X4 codes for the protein MEQDDPAEAVTELRERRLGALELLQAATGSGLAAYAVWARLLQPGFRRVPLRLQVLAAHRCSLRPAVGYELNPCLVGLVPLHAWRAGCSGNVCYLCKDLWKVTSGFCTLQTPHLISHHLAPQCVLGLGSSSDPHTLSPGSGPGSCWGTSSSCSSQCWRPSYRQSYPRGPEWCLGASASPPGSLWLWWVRAWTESGPTMFAVMA
- the ANTKMT gene encoding adenine nucleotide translocase lysine N-methyltransferase isoform X3, whose product is MEQDDPAEAVTELRERRLGALELLQAATGSGLAAYAVWARLLQPGFRRVPLRLQVPYLGASARQVENVLSLMRGRRGNMVDLGSGDGRIVLAAHRCSLRPAVGYELNPCLVGLVPLHAWRAGCSGNVCYLCKDLWKLPMLEAKLQAELPEGARVVSGCFRLPTWEPVAVVGEGLDRVWAYDVRCDGLAGEAASSLGAPIQAAVDRGSSTSQTGCWTQ
- the CCDC78 gene encoding coiled-coil domain-containing protein 78 isoform X6, producing MEKGAPAGVRPKPPPRAAENISKELVDLQLTIHQLREQHEAQIFELKSEVLRLESRVLELELHREQGSWGQHQAPAQGHSNDQRLQDALRRHQTQPKDFMPLKSRQQKLQNPQLGEAERALELQRAQQQVLEMRVEALGRQLQRAQEEARAAGQRVATQARVLSACQGQLHQAEAKNSQLQIQLKKLNEQYVIRLQHYAQDMADYANGAGQAPATAPLRAFLEATLEDIRAAHRSREKQLARAARTYHKRLADLSCRHKELLAIHSVQQAPSQVLADPTMAPWPSKAVLDAATWDLKRMPMYLAAELGPLWEEKAKLEMHLWMLQAQVTLPAAPHQPWGTKPQNYPGLLPAPPSPTLGPLRGLPHSSNQEPLLHSLDMSPRPFTAWGPETLLLFPQKGPSEASLGALEPQQHHLEAQGTQPERGPWSTPHAHPTHRGLDAASWAQIHQKLQDFSRGTQVVGKGLGGPHLCPGLTAPPAFQAELEQERAQLLVRATAAEAQLSELQEYVDQHLSRWANPRASVCGRADATVPSQAGDFNLASLNRYKQEILTLRKLVGTGDPSKVGAVPPAKPPRPRTHNR
- the CCDC78 gene encoding coiled-coil domain-containing protein 78 isoform X11, which produces MEKGAPAGVRPKPPPRAAENVLPWAEDLRLGAPGDTPAWAISVQPESLSDLELSEEQWLQISKELVDLQLTIHQLREQHEAQIFELKSEVLRLESRVLELELHREQGSWGQHQAPAQGHSNDQRLQDALRRHQTQPKDFMPLKSRQQKLQNPQLGEAERALELQRAQQQVLEMRVEALGRQLQRAQEEARAAGQRVATQARVLSACQGQLHQAEAKNSQLQIQLKKLNEQYVIRLQHYAQDMADYANGAGQAPATAPLRAFLEATLEDIRAAHRSREKQLARAARTYHKRLADLSCRHKELLAIHSVQQAPSQVLADPTMAPWPSKAVLDAATWDLKRMPMYLAAELGPLWEEKAKLEMHLWMLQAQKGPSEASLGALEPQGLDAASWAQIHQKLQDFSRGTQVVGKGLGGPHLCPGLTAPPAFQAELEQERAQLLVRATAAEAQLSELQEYVDQHLSRWANPRASVCGRADATVPSQAGDFNLASLNRYKQEILTLRKLVGTGDPSKVGAVPPAKPPRPRTHNR
- the ANTKMT gene encoding adenine nucleotide translocase lysine N-methyltransferase isoform X2, with translation MEQDDPAEAVTELRERRLGALELLQAATGSGLAAYAVWARLLQPGFRRVPLRLQVPYLGASARQVENVLSLMRGRRGNMVDLGSGDGRIVLAAHRCSLRPAVGYELNPCLVGLVPLHAWRAGCSGNVCYLCKDLWKVSLRDCHNVSVFLAPSVLPMLEAKLQAELPEGARVVSGCFRLPTWEPVAVVGEGLDRVWAYDVRCDGLAGEAASSLGAPIQAAVDRGSSTSQTGCWTQ
- the CCDC78 gene encoding coiled-coil domain-containing protein 78 isoform X9 codes for the protein MEKGAPAGVRPKPPPRAAENVLPWAEDLRLGAPGDTPAWAISVQPESLSDLELSEEQWLQISKELVDLQLTIHQLREQHEAQIFELKSEVLRLESRVLELELHREQGSWGQHQAPAQGHSNDQRLQDALRRHQTQPKDFMPLKSRQQKLQNPQLGEAERALELQRAQQQVLEMRVEALGRQLQRAQEEARAAGQRVATQARVLSACQGQLHQAEAKNSQLQIQLKKLNEQYVIRLQHYAQDMADYANGAGQAPATAPLRAFLEATLEDIRAAHRSREKQLARAARTYHKRLADLSCRHKELLAIHSVQQAPSQVLADPTMAPWPSKAVLDAATWDLKRMPMYLAAELGPLWEEKAKLEMHLWMLQAQVTLPAAPHQPWGTKPQNYPGLLPAPPSPTLGPLRGLPHSSNQEPLLHSLDMSPRPFTAWGPETLLLFPQKGPSEASLGALEPQQHHLEAQGTQPERGPWSTPHAHPTHRGLDAASWAQIHQKLQDFSRGTQAELEQERAQLLVRATAAEAQLSELQEYVDQHLSRYKQEILTLRKLVGTGDPSKVGAVPPAKPPRPRTHNR
- the CCDC78 gene encoding coiled-coil domain-containing protein 78 isoform X8; this translates as MEKGAPAGVRPKPPPRAAENVLPWAEDLRLGAPGDTPAWAISVQPESLSDLELSEEQWLQISKELVDLQLTIHQLREQHEAQIFELKSEVLRLESRVLELELHREQGSWGQHQAPAQGHSNDQRLQDALRRHQTQPKDFMPLKSRQQKLQNPQLGEAERALELQRAQQQVLEMRVEALGRQLQRAQEEARAAGQRVATQARVLSACQGQLHQAEAKNSQLQIQLKKLNEQYVIRLQHYAQDMADYANGAGQAPATAPLRAFLEATLEDIRAAHRSREKQLARAARTYHKRLADLSCRHKELLAIHSVQQAPSQVLADPTMAPWPSKAVLDAATWDLKRMPMYLAAELGPLWEEKAKLEMHLWMLQAQVTLPAAPHQPWGTKPQNYPGLLPAPPSPTLGPLRGLPHSSNQEPLLHSLDMSPRPFTAWGPETLLLFPQKGPSEASLGALEPQGLDAASWAQIHQKLQDFSRGTQAELEQERAQLLVRATAAEAQLSELQEYVDQHLSRWANPRASVCGRADATVPSQAGDFNLASLNRYKQEILTLRKLVGTGDPSKVGAVPPAKPPRPRTHNR
- the CCDC78 gene encoding coiled-coil domain-containing protein 78 isoform X1, which gives rise to MEKGAPAGVRPKPPPRAAENVLPWAEDLRLGAPGDTPAWAISVQPESLSDLELSEEQWLQISKELVDLQLTIHQLREQHEAQIFELKSEVLRLESRVLELELHREQGSWGQHQAPAQGHSNDQRLQDALRRHQTQPKDFMPLKSRQQKLQNPQLGEAERALELQRAQQQVLEMRVEALGRQLQRAQEEARAAGQRVATQARVLSACQGQLHQAEAKNSQLQIQLKKLNEQYVIRLQHYAQDMADYANGAGQAPATAPLRAFLEATLEDIRAAHRSREKQLARAARTYHKRLADLSCRHKELLAIHSVQQAPSQVLADPTMAPWPSKAVLDAATWDLKRMPMYLAAELGPLWEEKAKLEMHLWMLQAQVTLPAAPHQPWGTKPQNYPGLLPAPPSPTLGPLRGLPHSSNQEPLLHSLDMSPRPFTAWGPETLLLFPQKGPSEASLGALEPQQHHLEAQGTQPERGPWSTPHAHPTHRGLDAASWAQIHQKLQDFSRGTQVVGKGLGGPHLCPGLTAPPAFQAELEQERAQLLVRATAAEAQLSELQEYVDQHLSRWANPRASVCGRADATVPSQAGDFNLASLNRYKQEILTLRKLVGTGDPSKVGAVPPAKPPRPRTHNR
- the CCDC78 gene encoding coiled-coil domain-containing protein 78 isoform X5 produces the protein MEKGAPAGVRPKPPPRAAENVLPWAEDLRLGAPGDTPAWAISVQPESLSDLELSEEQWLQISKELVDLQLTIHQLREQHEAQIFELKSEVLRLESRVLELELHREQGSWGQHQAPAQGHSNDQRLQDALRRHQTQPKDFMPLKSRQQKLQNPQLGEAERALELQRAQQQVLEMRVEALGRQLQRAQEEARAAGQRVATQARVLSACQGQLHQAEAKNSQLQIQLKKLNEQYVIRLQHYAQDMADYANGAGQAPATAPLRAFLEATLEDIRAAHRSREKQLARAARTYHKRLADLSCRHKELLAIHSVQQAPSQVLADPTMAPWPSKAVLDAATWDLKRMPMYLAAELGPLWEEKAKLEMHLWMLQAQVTLPAAPHQPWGTKPQNYPGLLPAPPSPTLGPLRGLPHSSNQEPLLHSLDMSPRPFTAWGPETLLLFPQKGPSEASLGALEPQQHHLEAQGTQPERGPWSTPHAHPTHRGLDAASWAQIHQKLQDFSRGTQVVGKGLGGPHLCPGLTAPPAFQAELEQERAQLLVRATAAEAQLSELQEYVDQHLSRYKQEILTLRKLVGTGDPSKVGAVPPAKPPRPRTHNR
- the CCDC78 gene encoding coiled-coil domain-containing protein 78 isoform X2, whose product is MEKGAPAGVRPKPPPRAAENVLPWAEDLRLGAPGDTPAWAISVQPESLSDLELSEEQWLQISKELVDLQLTIHQLREQHEAQIFELKSEVLRLESRVLELELHREQGSWGQHQAPAQGHSNDQRLQDALRRHQTQPKDFMPLKSRQQKLQNPLGEAERALELQRAQQQVLEMRVEALGRQLQRAQEEARAAGQRVATQARVLSACQGQLHQAEAKNSQLQIQLKKLNEQYVIRLQHYAQDMADYANGAGQAPATAPLRAFLEATLEDIRAAHRSREKQLARAARTYHKRLADLSCRHKELLAIHSVQQAPSQVLADPTMAPWPSKAVLDAATWDLKRMPMYLAAELGPLWEEKAKLEMHLWMLQAQVTLPAAPHQPWGTKPQNYPGLLPAPPSPTLGPLRGLPHSSNQEPLLHSLDMSPRPFTAWGPETLLLFPQKGPSEASLGALEPQQHHLEAQGTQPERGPWSTPHAHPTHRGLDAASWAQIHQKLQDFSRGTQVVGKGLGGPHLCPGLTAPPAFQAELEQERAQLLVRATAAEAQLSELQEYVDQHLSRWANPRASVCGRADATVPSQAGDFNLASLNRYKQEILTLRKLVGTGDPSKVGAVPPAKPPRPRTHNR
- the CCDC78 gene encoding coiled-coil domain-containing protein 78 isoform X7 yields the protein MEKGAPAGVRPKPPPRAAENVLPWAEDLRLGAPGDTPAWAISVQPESLSDLELSEEQWLQISKELVDLQLTIHQLREQHEAQIFELKSEVLRLESRVLELELHREQGSWGQHQAPAQGHSNDQRLQDALRRHQTQPKDFMPLKSRQQKLQNPQLGEAERALELQRAQQQVLEMRVEALGRQLQRAQEEARAAGQRVATQARVLSACQGQLHQAEAKNSQLQIQLKKLNEQYVIRLQHYAQDMADYANGAGQAPATAPLRAFLEATLEDIRAAHRSREKQLARAARTYHKRLADLSCRHKELLAIHSVQQAPSQVLADPTMAPWPSKAVLDAATWDLKRMPMYLAAELGPLWEEKAKLEMHLWMLQAQEPLLHSLDMSPRPFTAWGPETLLLFPQKGPSEASLGALEPQQHHLEAQGTQPERGPWSTPHAHPTHRGLDAASWAQIHQKLQDFSRGTQVVGKGLGGPHLCPGLTAPPAFQAELEQERAQLLVRATAAEAQLSELQEYVDQHLSRWANPRASVCGRADATVPSQAGDFNLASLNRYKQEILTLRKLVGTGDPSKVGAVPPAKPPRPRTHNR